From Deltaproteobacteria bacterium:
CAACGGCTTCGCCACCTCGCGTGCCTACATCGCCGCCAACCGCGACACGGTGAAAAACGCCCTCAAAGGTTTCGTCGAAGCGATTTATCTGATTTATTCGAATAAACCGGCGGCGCAAAAAGTCTTCGCCAAATATATGCGCAGCAACGATCCGGCGGTGCTGGAAGATTCGTACAACGGCTATATTAAATCGATCCCGAAAAAACCCTACCCGACGTTGAAGGGAATACAGTTCATGCTCGACGTGCTGGCGCCGACGCTGCCCAACGCTAAAAATTTTAAACCGGAGCAATTCGTTGACTTAAGTTTCCTACAGGAGTTAGAAAAGGAAGGCTTCTTCAACGAAATGATCAAACGCTACCCAAGCAAAAACTAAAAGGAGAAACACTATGACACGCAAAACGATCCAACCGAAATCTTTAAGCGACCCGCGCCCGCGCTATTCCCAAGCGATCCAAACCAGCGGCGGCAAGCTGCTCTTCATCGCCGGTCAAACCGCCAGCGACAAAGACGGCAAGGTGGTCGGCAAAGGCAACATCAAAGCCCAAACCGAACAGGTCTACGCCAACATCAAAGCCGTGCTCAAAGCAGCCGGCGGCAGCATCGACAATCTGGTCATGACGACGACCTATATTGTCGACCGGAAATATCGTCCAGGCTACAATGAAGTGCGCATGAAACAGTACGGAAAGAACGCGCCGACCAGCACGCTGGTGATCGTCAAAGGCTTGGCGGATCCGGACTATTTGATCGAGATCGAAGGTATCGCGGTGCTCTAGGAGAAAGCGTGATCGTGGTTCGTGATTATCATGAGCCACAATCCAACGTCGGGGCGGGTCGCGACCCGCCCTCTTCGTCGATCCATCATAATCAACTCGGCTTTTCGCGATCGGGGTACGAACCCCGCTCGCGACCAAAGGGGATGCTCGCCCCCTTTGGAAACCCCATTTAGTTGTGCCCGCCGCAAGCAACGGGGAATATTAGATTAAAGTTTATGAAGATTACCGTTCTCGACGACTATCAGCATGCCATCGGGCCGACATCGGCGATCGCCCGACTACGCGCGAAAGCCGAAGTGCAGATTTTTACCGACAAGCTCGCGAGTGAAGATGAAATCGTTGGCAAACTGAAAGGCTCGCAAGCGATCATCCCGATTCGCGAGCGAACCAAGTTTACCGCCGCGCTTTTACAAAAACTTACCGATCTCGAATACATCTCCCAGACCGGCAACCACGCCTACCACATCGATATGGACGCGGCGACTGCGCGCGGCATCGTCGTAAGCTTGGCGCCCGGCGGCAACAGCACCACGGAATTGACCTTCGGCTTAATGCTCGATGTCATGCGGCGCATTTCCCAGAGCGACCGCGCCATGCGCAACGGCGAGTGGCCGCTGGTTTTGGGCTACGTGCTCAAGGGCAAGACGCTGGGCATCTTGGGACTGGGAAAAATCGGCACCGAAGTCGCGGCCATCGCCCGCGCCTTCGGCATGAAAGTGATCGCCTGGGGGCCGACGCTGACGCAGGAGCGCGCGGCGAAATCCGACGCGACGTTCATGCCGTTAGAAGAAGTGCTACGAAGCGCCGACGTGGTCAGCGTGCATTTAAAATTATCCGAACAAAGCAAAAACTTGTTGAACGCCGAACGGCTGCGCTTGATGAAAAAATCGGCTTATCTAGTCAACACCGCGCGCGGCGCGATCGTCGACGAAATGGCGTTGGTAAAAATCCTCCAAGAGAAAGCCATCGCCGGCGCCGCCCTCGATGTCTTCGTCGAAGAGCCGCTGCCGAAGAATCATCCGATCACGAAGTTAGACAACGTCGTCATCACGCCGCACTTAGGCTGGCCCACCGACTCGGGTTTTCAAGGCTTCGCCGAAAACGCCGTGACAAACATTCTCGACTACATGGAAGGCAAACTCACCCGCGCGCTCAACCCAGAAGCGCTAAAGAATCGGCGATAGGCTTAAGACACGATTCGCCTTCTCCCGGAAATTCCATCTCAGCACGAAGACGCGAAGGACACGAAGGTTTCGGATAAATTAAAATTCCGAACTTCGTGCTCTTCGCGCCTTCGTGGTAAAGAGGAACTTTCTTCCTTGGCCGCACTAGGCGGTAAGTTTGCGCGTGTGAAAAACCTGATTGTCCTGATCGATGAATTCTAGAAATGCCTCGTTGGCGTTGACCTTGGGATCGATGGCGATGCGGGCGAAGTTGAAATTTTGCGCTAGGAAATATTCGTAGCGGCGGTTGGCGCTGTTGGTCACGCGGTTGAGCGGCGCGGCGAGCGGGCCCGCGGTGATGTCGAGCAGCCCGCCGCTGCGGGGAATTTTTGTGATCGCGGCGTAGTGTAAGTCGGCGCTTAAAAACACCACGCCGGAAATTTTTTTCGCGTTGATGAAACCGATAAACTGTTTTCGCTCGGCGCCGTAACCGTCCCAGCGGTCGCTGCCGCCGCCAGACATGGGCACCGGAGTGGCGATGAACTTGAACGTCGCCGTCGAGCGCTGCAAGCTTTCGAACAACCACTCGCGCTGGTTTTGGCCGAGTATCGTCGTGCGCTTGGCGTCGCGGTACTGGCGCGCGTCGAGCAGAAATAACTCCATCGCGCTGCCCCAGCGCGCCGAGCGATAAATCCGCTCCGGCTCCGACGCAGGCCGGCGGATCGGCCAGTAGTCGAGAAACGCTTTGCGGCCGATGGGCGCCAGCGGATGGCTCGGCAAATAGTCGTCGGCCACTTCGTGATCGTCCCAAATGGCGTAGACACTGGTGTCGCGGAAACAATTTTGCGACGCTTGGTCGGCGCGGTTGGCCCGATACTTTTGCCAGAACTCGTCAAGCGTCCGCGCGTCGCCGCCGCGGTCGGCGTAAATGGTATCGCCAAGGTGAAGAAAAAAATCCGGCTTGCGCGCCCGCACCGCGCCCATGATCGAAAACGGTTGATAGCTTTCGCGAGTGTCGCCGCTGAAACAAAAACTCACCTTGGCGTTTTCGCCGGCGCGCGGCGCGGTAACAAAACTGCCCACCGGTCCGAGAGTTTTGCCGCTTACCGAAGCTCGGTAGTAGTAGCGTGTCGCCGGGCGCAAGTTGTCCAAGGGAATATGTGCCGCATTGTCATTACTCGGATGTACCGCGACGAGCGCCGTCGAATTGAATGTGGCAAATGCCGGGTCGACGCCAAACTGGAGCGCCACTTGGCTGCCGGGTTCAGCGCGCACCCACACCAGCGCGCTTTCTGCACTGACATCGCCGCTGACGTAGCTGAGCGATAGGCCGCTGTCGAGATCGCTGCGAATCGCCACCGGCGCGCAGGCTGCCAAACCGGCCATCGACAAGCCCGCCCCGCCCAGGGATTTGAGAAACTCGCGTCGGTTCATGTCCAGCTAGACGTTCAGTTTGTGCCAAATCAAATCGCAGAGCCAGCCCGCCAGCAGCGGAAAGAAAAAACTGACGGCGACGCGAATGGCGACGATTTGCGGCCCAAGGAAGGGAATTTCCCACATGATGATCCTTTGCAGGCCAAACAGCGACCAAGCGCTCAAATAGGCGACCATGGGGCCGACGCCGACGCCCATTTTGTAGAGCGAAGCGATCACCGGGAAGTGGGTCATGGGTCCGCCCGGCGCCACGCCACCGAGACACATGCCGATCAAAATCCCCCGAATGCCCGAGTCGTTGC
This genomic window contains:
- a CDS encoding RidA family protein — its product is MTRKTIQPKSLSDPRPRYSQAIQTSGGKLLFIAGQTASDKDGKVVGKGNIKAQTEQVYANIKAVLKAAGGSIDNLVMTTTYIVDRKYRPGYNEVRMKQYGKNAPTSTLVIVKGLADPDYLIEIEGIAVL
- a CDS encoding D-2-hydroxyacid dehydrogenase family protein; protein product: MKITVLDDYQHAIGPTSAIARLRAKAEVQIFTDKLASEDEIVGKLKGSQAIIPIRERTKFTAALLQKLTDLEYISQTGNHAYHIDMDAATARGIVVSLAPGGNSTTELTFGLMLDVMRRISQSDRAMRNGEWPLVLGYVLKGKTLGILGLGKIGTEVAAIARAFGMKVIAWGPTLTQERAAKSDATFMPLEEVLRSADVVSVHLKLSEQSKNLLNAERLRLMKKSAYLVNTARGAIVDEMALVKILQEKAIAGAALDVFVEEPLPKNHPITKLDNVVITPHLGWPTDSGFQGFAENAVTNILDYMEGKLTRALNPEALKNRR